One Planktothrix sp. FACHB-1365 genomic window carries:
- a CDS encoding FHA domain-containing protein, translating into MINPEVQFLKIGYPDGREENYPLSSKTEDSLIRIGRLDYNDIVLQPDPEERVSRTHCYIVKKGNQGFWWLVDEGSKNGTWLKRYAELEQDVRLQGDKGVRLHHEDLILIYSSSETSPFQLTFWDEQDSTKKPPPEPFLEYNLSQSKLSVVIGNNRYVIKLTPLQRKMVDYMTEQNHQNQGEPTLCKHSDLIEAIWGDDLTKTNGDVANLICRLQKEITENYKINNVFETLRNEGYVFNVKRVD; encoded by the coding sequence ATGATTAACCCAGAAGTGCAATTTCTGAAAATTGGATATCCTGATGGTCGAGAGGAAAATTACCCCCTCTCCTCTAAAACTGAAGATAGCCTGATTAGAATTGGTCGTTTAGATTATAATGATATTGTTCTTCAACCCGATCCAGAAGAACGGGTTTCCAGAACCCATTGTTATATCGTTAAAAAAGGAAACCAAGGATTTTGGTGGCTTGTGGATGAAGGGAGTAAAAATGGAACTTGGCTCAAACGATATGCGGAATTGGAGCAGGATGTACGACTACAAGGAGATAAAGGAGTTCGTCTTCATCATGAAGATCTGATTTTGATCTATAGCTCATCAGAAACTTCACCTTTTCAATTAACATTTTGGGATGAACAAGATTCAACTAAAAAGCCCCCACCTGAGCCTTTTTTGGAGTATAACTTGAGTCAAAGCAAGTTGTCTGTCGTTATAGGAAACAACCGCTACGTCATCAAATTAACTCCTCTACAACGGAAAATGGTTGATTATATGACTGAACAAAATCATCAAAATCAAGGGGAGCCTACTTTGTGTAAACATTCTGATTTAATTGAAGCTATTTGGGGAGATGATCTGACTAAAACTAATGGTGATGTTGCTAATTTGATTTGTAGATTACAAAAAGAAATTACCGAAAATTACAAGATTAATAATGTTTTTGAGACGCTCAGAAATGAGGGTTATGTTTTTAATGTTAAACGGGTTGACTAG
- a CDS encoding tetratricopeptide repeat protein — MVWNWLKNVGKAIVDTAQAMFTPQVYTARKQRENTTAIVQSNVALAERRDEMQVAQLKLQYIQEKERQEFQAEQSYLSNQRVKEAQERQLTAQAEQAALSHQRAKELQERQLVFQAEQAKLSQQRQDELQKFIQQVQIIINDKNLDFQRWRFEQEKELQLQILQLNQDFQRELAIYQRQTSLKVVEEQKRLENSPVWLVASDILNSNITGVMPLHIFFAPPKLQFERFANAANNNKGFPDLELTLAEGLRQFFKEYAQQKRPLDFLAGAWVSKAFHSEASIKALFGVLKSEPTLVLESEIDGDYLNFRVAYWGLNWSDFRYDPIISRLPYRNILYDAAKNRARKWLETREKLIATGENPEEVDKMYGADNVQNLAILQKEEKFRSSGISISDLELHYRVNNKDFEDLGQFFILYHCVFSGLIADEYFLIEYNLPPSLPQLLPNLINKVNDTETLKELIKSIVFYYQKMYDALAEDNERCALIPDLALDLALGLANLADKIWAKGRIIYSLQQWLKLHELEITNDFESLLTKVTSALTIDDVDYVNKLNQCLQAINDSHSLSVQDACYQRGLNRSKNGDCDQAIADFNQAIELNSQWADAYYNRGLTYMKLEQTQKAINDYTEALKIKPNWDSAYCNRGNAYYKLGEYEQAILDYDSALRINPNYNQAQRNKEVVQGVWDEVKREKQRQKNERKRKLEKVSIAYTLSKHSNSVLCLRILAEGQTLVSASSDNTIKIWNLKTGQKIRDFKGHSSQINALAITPNDQTLASGSSDNTIKLWNLQTGQKIRTLTGHSGQINTLAITPDSQILVSGSNDNTIKLWNLQTGQEIRTLIGHSGQINALSITKNGQTLISGSHDSSVKFWDLISGENTHTISRHSDWVNALVITSDDKTVISGSDDKTIRLSDIETTEEVRTLRGHSAYIKALAISADSKRLVSSDQNNDIIVWDLNTGKNLKQFSEHSGGVFSLAISPDGYTLVSGGGDNLIKIWRVQE; from the coding sequence ATGGTTTGGAACTGGTTAAAAAATGTAGGTAAAGCAATAGTTGATACTGCTCAAGCTATGTTTACACCACAAGTATATACAGCAAGAAAACAACGAGAAAATACTACTGCAATTGTTCAGTCTAATGTGGCTTTAGCTGAAAGACGAGATGAAATGCAAGTTGCTCAGTTAAAGTTACAATATATTCAAGAAAAAGAAAGACAAGAATTTCAAGCTGAACAATCATATTTGAGTAATCAAAGAGTTAAAGAAGCACAAGAAAGACAACTTACTGCTCAAGCTGAACAAGCTGCATTAAGTCATCAAAGAGCTAAAGAATTACAAGAAAGACAACTGGTTTTTCAAGCTGAACAAGCTAAATTAAGTCAGCAGCGTCAAGATGAATTACAAAAGTTTATTCAACAAGTGCAAATTATAATTAATGACAAAAATCTTGATTTTCAACGGTGGCGTTTTGAACAAGAAAAGGAATTACAATTACAAATTCTGCAATTAAATCAGGATTTTCAGCGAGAGTTAGCAATTTATCAACGTCAAACTTCCTTAAAAGTTGTTGAGGAACAAAAAAGATTAGAAAATTCTCCTGTGTGGTTAGTAGCTTCCGATATTCTCAATTCTAACATTACAGGAGTAATGCCTTTACATATCTTTTTTGCACCGCCTAAATTACAGTTTGAACGCTTTGCTAATGCTGCTAATAATAATAAAGGATTTCCTGATCTGGAATTAACTTTAGCGGAAGGATTACGACAATTTTTTAAAGAATATGCTCAACAAAAGCGTCCTTTAGATTTTTTAGCGGGGGCTTGGGTAAGTAAAGCTTTTCACAGTGAAGCGAGTATTAAGGCTTTATTTGGTGTCTTAAAATCTGAACCAACTTTAGTTTTAGAATCAGAAATTGATGGCGATTATCTTAATTTTCGGGTAGCTTATTGGGGCTTAAATTGGTCTGATTTTCGTTATGATCCGATTATATCTCGTTTACCTTATCGTAATATTCTCTATGATGCTGCCAAAAACAGAGCGAGGAAATGGCTAGAAACCAGAGAAAAATTGATTGCTACAGGAGAAAATCCTGAAGAAGTGGATAAAATGTATGGTGCTGATAACGTGCAGAATTTGGCAATTTTACAAAAAGAGGAAAAGTTCAGAAGTAGTGGAATTAGTATTAGTGACTTAGAACTTCATTATCGAGTTAATAATAAAGATTTTGAGGATTTAGGACAATTTTTCATTCTTTATCATTGTGTATTTTCTGGTTTGATTGCTGATGAATACTTCCTAATTGAATACAATTTACCCCCTAGTCTTCCTCAGCTTTTGCCAAATTTAATTAACAAAGTTAATGATACAGAAACATTAAAAGAGTTAATTAAGTCCATTGTTTTCTATTACCAAAAGATGTATGATGCTTTAGCGGAAGATAACGAACGCTGTGCCCTGATTCCTGATTTAGCGTTAGATTTAGCTTTAGGTTTAGCGAATTTAGCTGATAAAATTTGGGCAAAAGGACGGATTATTTATTCCTTACAACAATGGTTAAAGTTACACGAGTTAGAAATAACCAATGATTTTGAATCTTTACTAACTAAGGTGACATCTGCTTTAACTATTGATGATGTTGACTATGTAAATAAGTTAAATCAATGTTTACAAGCTATTAATGATAGTCATTCTTTGAGTGTTCAAGATGCTTGTTATCAAAGAGGTTTAAATCGTTCTAAAAATGGGGATTGTGATCAAGCAATTGCGGACTTTAATCAAGCAATCGAGTTAAATTCTCAATGGGCTGATGCTTATTATAATCGGGGATTAACTTATATGAAGTTAGAACAAACTCAAAAAGCAATTAATGATTATACTGAAGCTTTGAAAATTAAGCCTAATTGGGATAGTGCTTATTGTAATCGAGGTAATGCTTATTATAAGTTAGGGGAATATGAACAAGCCATTTTAGATTATGATTCGGCTTTGAGAATTAACCCTAATTATAATCAAGCGCAAAGAAATAAAGAGGTTGTTCAAGGTGTGTGGGATGAGGTAAAACGAGAAAAACAACGCCAAAAAAACGAGCGGAAACGTAAATTAGAAAAAGTATCTATTGCTTATACTTTGTCAAAACATTCTAACAGTGTTCTTTGTTTAAGAATTTTGGCTGAAGGTCAAACTCTAGTAAGTGCAAGTAGTGATAACACTATTAAAATATGGAATTTAAAAACTGGTCAAAAAATTAGAGATTTTAAAGGTCATTCTAGTCAGATAAACGCACTTGCTATCACTCCAAACGATCAAACTTTAGCGAGTGGTAGTAGTGACAATACCATTAAACTATGGAACTTACAAACTGGTCAAAAGATTAGAACTTTGACAGGTCACTCTGGTCAGATAAATACACTTGCTATCACTCCAGATAGTCAAATTTTAGTCAGTGGTAGTAATGACAATACCATTAAACTATGGAACTTACAAACTGGTCAAGAGATCAGAACTTTAATAGGTCACTCTGGTCAGATAAACGCACTTTCTATCACTAAAAATGGTCAAACTTTAATCAGTGGAAGTCACGATTCAAGTGTTAAATTTTGGGATTTAATTAGTGGAGAAAATACCCATACCATTAGCAGACATTCTGATTGGGTAAACGCCCTGGTAATTACTTCTGATGATAAAACTGTCATTAGTGGTAGTGATGACAAAACTATTAGATTGTCGGATATAGAAACAACTGAAGAAGTTAGAACATTAAGAGGACATTCGGCTTATATCAAAGCCTTAGCAATTAGCGCTGATAGCAAGCGTTTAGTCAGTAGTGATCAAAATAATGATATCATTGTTTGGGATCTTAATACTGGAAAAAATTTAAAGCAATTTTCTGAACATTCAGGAGGTGTTTTCTCCCTTGCAATTAGTCCAGATGGTTATACCTTAGTTAGTGGAGGTGGTGATAATTTAATCAAAATTTGGCGAGTACAGGAATAA
- a CDS encoding 4-fold beta flower protein: MNNDLNHLYDSLTSISINDSFSNNSDLHSQNINSSDPDHFSHSGMLDFSLQYGAESLQFPGFETNSFDNHPQDYSLSDSTNLHHPQPNYHQNIGYEESSIYSDRSHESANLGQNEYHFPITEQLQVMNCHDNCPYTTISNSGSIYKHTSDSSSGDWVGKVDGRSVYNTSNHYLGYTGTDGKVYDNDNHCVGWVDGCHVYNKGGVEVYETTRGVVGAAAYLLCVYYGGVN, encoded by the coding sequence ATGAACAACGATTTGAATCATCTCTATGACTCTCTAACATCTATAAGTATTAATGACAGTTTTAGTAATAATTCTGATCTGCATTCCCAGAACATTAACTCAAGCGATCCCGATCATTTTTCCCATTCAGGAATGTTAGATTTTAGCCTACAATACGGGGCTGAATCATTGCAATTTCCGGGTTTTGAGACGAATAGTTTTGATAATCACCCGCAGGATTATTCATTATCTGATTCAACAAATCTTCATCATCCACAGCCTAATTATCACCAGAATATAGGATATGAAGAGAGTTCTATATATAGCGATCGCAGCCACGAATCGGCAAATTTAGGACAAAATGAATATCATTTTCCTATTACAGAACAACTTCAAGTCATGAACTGCCATGATAATTGTCCTTACACAACAATAAGTAATAGTGGCTCAATTTACAAACATACATCAGATAGTTCTTCGGGTGACTGGGTTGGCAAGGTAGATGGGCGATCTGTTTACAATACATCAAACCACTATTTAGGTTATACAGGAACAGATGGCAAAGTTTATGATAACGATAACCATTGTGTAGGTTGGGTAGATGGCTGTCATGTTTACAATAAAGGTGGCGTAGAAGTTTATGAAACGACAAGAGGTGTTGTTGGTGCGGCTGCTTATTTGTTGTGTGTTTATTATGGTGGCGTGAATTAA